A genomic region of Bactrocera dorsalis isolate Fly_Bdor chromosome 3, ASM2337382v1, whole genome shotgun sequence contains the following coding sequences:
- the LOC105222346 gene encoding bcl-2-related ovarian killer protein homolog B, translated as MPSPNLKQQQTPPPPPPPALFQQHLSYPNHHQPQQQKGYYTKNKKLSTKLKSSSLDNDIFLQNRKNNNQSSSDWLLPPHGCATIPRAASTNSLASTVTASNYQEYKAEIINQGKCLCGQYIRARLRRAGVLNRKATQRLRTILEPSSAVVYEVFPTLNSMGEELERMHPRVYTNISRQLSRAPYGELVDGDTAPMLLNLVAKDLFHSNITWGKIISIFAVCGGFAIDCVRQGHYEYLQLLVDGIAEIIEDDLVPWLVDHGGWLGLQQHIRPHVGHFSFLGLLTLFVAVSSGVYVVTNVAKHIGCHLYSLLF; from the exons ATGCCTTCGCCAAATTtgaaacaacagcaaacaccacctccaccgccaccaccagcaCTCTTTCAGCAACATCTCTCCTATCCGAATCATCATcaaccgcaacaacaaaaaggctACTATacgaaaaataagaaattatccACGAAATTGAAATCTTCTTCGCTGGATAATGATATATTTCTCCAAAATCGTAAGAACAACAATCAGAGCAGCTCGGATTGGCTTTTGCCACCACATGGTTGTGCAACAATACCACGTGCCGCGTCCACGAATTCATTGGCAAGCACTGTAACGGCCAGCAATTATCAGGAGTATAAAGCGGAAATTATCAATCAG GGGAAGTGCCTATGCGGTCAGTACATTCGTGCGCGACTACGACGAGCTGGCGTGCTAAATCGCAAAGCCACACAACGATTGCGCACCATATTGGAGCCCTCTTCGGCGGTGGTTTACGAAGTTTTCCCAACATTGAATAGT ATGGGTGAGGAATTGGAACGAATGCATCCGCGTGTCTACACGAATATATCACGGCAACTATCGCGTGCTCCCTATGGTGAACTCGTCGATGGGGATACTGCCCCTATGTTGCTCAATTTGGTTGCCAAAGATTTGTTTCATTCGAATATAACGTGGGGTAAAATAATCTCAATATTTGCGGTATGTGGTGGTTTCGCCATCGATTGTGTGCGTCAAGGCCATTACGAGTACCTGCAACTTCTGGTGGACGGTATTGCGGAGATAATTGAAGATGACTTAGTGCCGTGGCTGGTAGATCACGGCGGTTGGTTGGGCTTGCAGCAACATATACGTCCACATGTGGGCCACTTTTCTTTTTTAGGCTTATTGACGCTTTTCGTCGCCGTATCATCAGGTGTTTATGTTGTTACTAATGTGGCCAAACATATTGGTTGTCATTTGTATTCTTTGCTATTTTGA